A window of Rhodococcus sp. SGAir0479 contains these coding sequences:
- a CDS encoding DUF6912 family protein, whose translation MRVYVPATIPMLQQLVADGEFSPVSRTAFAVTPALRESYHSGDDEELAEVAMAEAARASLRLIAAAAADGDGESGDGTKPRFRRAVIAADVDDVKLRPDLDDAVVRLGDVLRLSQVASVHVDLAEAEPDIEKAVAVVDAADLGDEDAEFVLGDAEDHELAWYARQELPFLLELL comes from the coding sequence GTGAGGGTGTACGTTCCCGCAACCATCCCGATGCTCCAGCAGTTGGTCGCCGACGGGGAGTTCTCTCCGGTGAGCCGTACGGCTTTCGCGGTGACCCCGGCACTGCGCGAGTCGTATCACTCCGGCGACGACGAGGAACTCGCCGAGGTCGCGATGGCCGAGGCGGCCCGCGCCTCGCTGCGGCTGATCGCGGCGGCCGCCGCGGACGGTGACGGCGAGAGCGGTGACGGCACGAAGCCGCGCTTCCGACGGGCCGTGATCGCGGCGGACGTCGACGACGTCAAGCTGCGTCCGGATCTCGACGACGCCGTGGTCCGGCTCGGGGACGTCCTGCGGCTCTCGCAGGTCGCGTCGGTGCACGTCGATCTCGCGGAGGCCGAACCCGACATCGAGAAGGCGGTGGCCGTGGTCGACGCCGCCGATCTGGGGGACGAGGACGCGGAGTTCGTGCTGGGCGACGCCGAGGATCACGAGCTCGCGTGGTACGCCCGCCAGGAGCTGCCGTTCCTGCTGGAACTGCTGTGA
- a CDS encoding Rv3235 family protein has protein sequence MHTEHRFLSPAPRFEPPAHDTRTPRRRRPLAESAVRRTPHDGRSPRPTVPRDATAPDVRRFAEHALRLTLEVIDRRRTPAQLRAVAAPAVIDVVHALVRSGPARNRLGSASLVGVHVRAAGADAAEVFGTYNRSGRVFAVAARIERGNGRHPAGWAITSLQTA, from the coding sequence ATGCACACGGAACATCGGTTCCTGTCCCCCGCACCACGATTCGAGCCGCCCGCGCACGACACCCGGACACCGCGCCGCCGGCGTCCGCTCGCGGAGTCGGCCGTCCGGCGGACCCCGCACGACGGCCGTTCCCCGCGCCCGACGGTCCCACGCGACGCCACCGCACCCGACGTGCGCCGGTTCGCCGAGCACGCCCTCCGGCTCACACTCGAGGTGATCGACCGGCGGCGCACCCCGGCGCAACTGCGTGCCGTGGCCGCGCCCGCGGTGATCGACGTGGTGCACGCGCTCGTCCGGTCGGGGCCGGCGCGCAACCGACTCGGCAGCGCGAGCCTGGTCGGCGTCCACGTGCGCGCGGCGGGCGCCGACGCCGCCGAGGTGTTCGGCACCTACAACCGCAGCGGCCGGGTGTTCGCCGTCGCCGCGCGTATCGAACGCGGCAACGGCAGACACCCGGCCGGATGGGCGATCACGTCCCTGCAGACCGCCTGA
- a CDS encoding WS/DGAT/MGAT family O-acyltransferase → MARATRLTTQDASFYFLDATNTPMHLGSLAVFQLPETGLDFEAVLRLIESRLHLVPRYRQKVREVAFGLARPVWVDDPDFDITYHVRRSAVPSPGGDEQLHDLVARLTSRPLDTTRPLWEMYVVEGLADNRCAVYTKSHSALVDGEQALEISQVILDEDDVPPPAVDDLWMPEPAPGEPALVAAALAQLVSQPREGIETLRMTLRDTTAVIDEATDALGKLAALVRTAAQPASPSPLNAAISRNRRFAVARTDLERYRKIRARYGCSINDAVLTVVTGAMRTWLLARGEPVSEASTLRALAPMSICAAHPGTNGASVVEVRGADDDGVPHGRTSSFLLDLPVGEPNPVMRLSHVAHATQAFARQSRQVTARTMIRLSGFAPASLHARGARVASSLSQRMFNVMVTNAPGPQIPLYLAGMRMVEMYPVSPLLKNQTLSIALTSYDGHVHYGLNADRDALPDVDVVAASLHESLEELVDASG, encoded by the coding sequence ATGGCCAGGGCGACGAGACTCACGACGCAGGACGCGTCCTTCTACTTTCTCGACGCGACCAACACGCCGATGCACCTCGGCTCGCTGGCAGTCTTCCAACTCCCCGAGACGGGCCTCGACTTCGAGGCGGTGCTCCGGCTCATCGAGAGTCGCTTGCATCTGGTGCCGCGGTACCGGCAGAAGGTGCGCGAGGTCGCATTCGGGCTGGCGCGTCCGGTGTGGGTGGACGACCCCGACTTCGACATCACGTACCACGTGCGGCGGTCGGCGGTGCCGTCTCCCGGCGGGGACGAGCAGTTGCACGACCTGGTGGCGCGGCTGACGTCCCGCCCGCTGGACACGACGCGGCCGCTGTGGGAGATGTACGTCGTCGAGGGGCTGGCGGACAATCGGTGCGCGGTGTACACCAAGTCGCACTCCGCCCTGGTCGACGGCGAACAGGCGCTCGAGATCAGCCAGGTGATCCTGGACGAGGACGACGTGCCGCCGCCGGCGGTCGACGATCTGTGGATGCCGGAGCCCGCCCCGGGGGAGCCCGCGCTGGTCGCGGCGGCGTTGGCGCAGTTGGTGTCCCAGCCGCGCGAGGGCATCGAGACGCTGCGCATGACGTTGCGGGACACGACGGCGGTGATCGACGAGGCCACCGATGCGCTGGGCAAGCTGGCCGCACTGGTCCGCACGGCGGCGCAGCCGGCGTCGCCCAGCCCGCTCAACGCGGCCATCTCGCGCAACCGGCGGTTCGCGGTCGCACGCACCGATCTCGAGCGGTACCGCAAGATTCGGGCACGCTACGGGTGCTCGATCAACGACGCCGTCCTCACGGTGGTCACCGGAGCGATGCGGACGTGGCTGCTGGCGCGCGGCGAGCCGGTGTCCGAGGCGTCCACGCTGCGGGCGCTCGCGCCGATGTCGATCTGTGCGGCACATCCCGGGACCAACGGGGCCAGTGTCGTCGAGGTGCGCGGCGCCGACGACGACGGCGTCCCGCACGGCCGGACGTCGTCGTTCCTGCTGGATCTGCCTGTCGGGGAACCGAATCCGGTGATGCGCCTGTCACACGTCGCGCACGCGACCCAGGCGTTCGCCCGGCAGAGCCGGCAGGTGACGGCGCGGACGATGATCCGGCTGTCGGGATTCGCGCCGGCCTCGCTGCACGCGCGCGGGGCGCGGGTGGCCAGCAGCCTGTCGCAGCGGATGTTCAACGTCATGGTCACCAACGCGCCGGGCCCGCAGATTCCGCTGTACCTCGCGGGCATGCGGATGGTCGAGATGTACCCGGTGTCGCCGCTGCTGAAGAATCAGACGCTGAGCATTGCGCTGACGTCGTACGACGGGCACGTCCACTACGGTTTGAATGCGGACCGTGACGCCCTGCCCGACGTGGACGTCGTGGCCGCATCGTTGCACGAGTCTCTCGAGGAGTTGGTGGATGCCAGTGGGTGA
- the secA gene encoding preprotein translocase subunit SecA, whose product MVKRLKNIADDVSALSPEVEALSDEQLRAKTDEFKKRYADGEPLDSMLLEAFAVAREASSRVLSQRHFDVQVMGGAALHFGNVAEMKTGEGKTLTCVLPAYLNAISGDGVHVVTVNDYLAKRDSEWMGRVHRFLGLEVDVILSGMTPAQRRKAYAADITYGTNNEFGFDYLRDNMTHTLDDLVQRGHNFAVVDEVDSILIDEARTPLIISGPADASSKWYGEFARIAPLLKRDVHYEVDIKKRTIGVHEAGVEFVEDQLGIENLYEAANSPLVSYLNNAIKAKELYQRDKDYIVRDGEVIIVDEFTGRILVGRRYNEGMHQAIEAKEKVEIKAENQTLATITLQNYFRLYDKLSGMTGTAETEAAELHQTYGLGVIPIPTNRPLIRVDAGDLIYKTEVAKFEAVVDDVVERHQKGQPVLIGTTSVERSEYLSKQFTKRGVPHNVLNAKFHEQEATIVAEAGRSGAVTVATNMAGRGTDVVLGGNPDIIADIALRRQGLDPVNDPEAYEAAWDDVLEQVKAEVKADAEKVREAGGLYVLGTERHESRRIDNQLRGRSGRQGDPGESRFYLSLGDELMRRFNGAALESIMTRLNLPDDVPIEAKMVSKAIKSAQTQVEQQNFEIRKNVLKYDEVMNQQRTVIYDERRRILEGENLEGQVESMITDVVTAYVDGAAAEGYVEDWDLEQLWTALKTLYPVGIDYKDLLGAAEAGESDLDRDGLLDALLKDAREAYAKREQQINEIAGEGGMRELERRVLLSVLDRKWREHLYEMDYLKEGIGLRAMAQRDPLVEYQREGYDMFIAMLDGLKEESVGFLFNLQVEAGTPQGGGSAVSVTAASAASAASSGPALARQDASAQSSGAEQQQAPVALRAKGLDDEQPRGLTLSGPSEDGSAQVSRVAGETDAPEGTRRERREAARAESKSKRGPKSKRKH is encoded by the coding sequence ATGGTCAAGCGGCTGAAGAACATCGCCGACGACGTCTCCGCCCTCAGTCCCGAGGTCGAGGCGCTCTCCGACGAGCAGCTGCGGGCCAAGACCGATGAGTTCAAGAAGCGCTACGCCGACGGTGAGCCACTGGACTCGATGCTGCTCGAGGCGTTCGCGGTGGCCCGCGAGGCGTCCAGTCGGGTTCTGAGCCAGCGTCACTTCGACGTCCAGGTGATGGGCGGCGCCGCCCTGCACTTCGGCAACGTCGCCGAGATGAAGACCGGTGAGGGCAAGACCCTCACGTGTGTGCTGCCGGCGTACCTCAACGCGATCTCCGGCGACGGCGTCCACGTCGTGACCGTCAACGACTACCTGGCCAAGCGCGACTCGGAGTGGATGGGCCGTGTCCACCGCTTCCTCGGTCTCGAGGTGGACGTGATCCTGTCCGGGATGACCCCGGCGCAGCGGCGCAAGGCGTACGCCGCAGACATCACGTACGGAACCAACAACGAGTTCGGTTTCGACTACCTGCGCGACAACATGACGCACACCCTCGACGACCTGGTGCAGCGCGGTCACAACTTCGCCGTCGTCGACGAGGTCGACTCCATCCTCATCGACGAGGCCCGCACGCCGCTGATCATCTCCGGCCCGGCCGACGCGTCGAGCAAGTGGTACGGCGAGTTCGCGCGCATCGCGCCGCTGCTGAAGCGGGACGTGCACTACGAGGTCGACATCAAGAAGCGCACGATCGGCGTGCACGAGGCCGGCGTCGAGTTCGTCGAGGACCAGCTCGGCATCGAGAACCTGTACGAGGCCGCGAACTCGCCGCTCGTCAGCTACCTCAACAACGCCATCAAGGCGAAGGAGCTGTACCAGCGCGACAAGGACTACATCGTCCGTGACGGCGAGGTCATCATCGTCGACGAGTTCACCGGCCGCATCCTCGTGGGCCGGCGCTACAACGAGGGCATGCACCAGGCGATCGAGGCCAAGGAGAAGGTCGAGATCAAGGCCGAGAACCAGACTCTCGCCACCATCACGCTGCAGAACTACTTCCGGTTGTACGACAAGCTGTCGGGCATGACCGGTACGGCCGAGACCGAGGCCGCCGAGCTGCACCAGACCTACGGCCTGGGCGTCATCCCGATCCCGACGAACCGTCCGCTCATCCGCGTCGACGCCGGCGATTTGATCTACAAGACCGAGGTCGCCAAGTTCGAGGCGGTCGTCGACGACGTCGTGGAGCGGCACCAGAAGGGCCAGCCGGTCCTCATCGGTACCACGAGCGTCGAGCGCTCGGAGTACCTGTCGAAGCAGTTCACCAAGCGCGGTGTCCCGCACAACGTCCTCAACGCCAAGTTCCACGAGCAGGAGGCGACCATCGTCGCCGAGGCCGGGCGTTCGGGCGCGGTGACGGTTGCGACCAACATGGCCGGTCGTGGCACCGACGTCGTGCTGGGCGGCAACCCCGACATCATCGCCGACATCGCCCTGCGCCGGCAGGGGCTCGACCCGGTCAACGACCCGGAGGCGTACGAGGCCGCCTGGGACGACGTGCTCGAGCAGGTCAAGGCCGAGGTCAAGGCCGACGCCGAGAAGGTCCGCGAGGCCGGCGGGCTGTACGTGCTGGGCACCGAGCGGCACGAGTCCCGCCGCATCGACAATCAGCTGCGCGGTCGTTCCGGTCGCCAGGGTGATCCGGGCGAGTCGCGCTTCTACCTCTCGCTCGGGGACGAGTTGATGCGGCGCTTCAACGGCGCCGCGCTCGAGTCGATCATGACGCGCCTGAACCTGCCCGACGACGTGCCGATCGAGGCCAAGATGGTCTCGAAGGCCATCAAGAGCGCGCAGACGCAGGTCGAGCAGCAGAACTTCGAGATCCGCAAGAATGTCCTCAAGTACGACGAGGTCATGAACCAACAGCGCACCGTCATCTACGACGAGCGCCGCCGCATCCTCGAGGGCGAGAACCTCGAGGGGCAGGTCGAGTCGATGATCACCGACGTCGTCACCGCGTACGTCGACGGTGCGGCCGCCGAGGGCTACGTCGAGGACTGGGATCTCGAGCAGCTGTGGACGGCACTCAAGACGCTGTACCCGGTCGGTATCGACTACAAGGATCTCCTCGGCGCCGCCGAGGCCGGCGAGTCCGATCTGGACCGCGACGGACTGCTCGACGCGTTGCTGAAGGATGCCCGCGAGGCGTACGCCAAGCGTGAGCAGCAGATCAACGAGATCGCCGGCGAGGGCGGCATGCGGGAGCTCGAGCGCCGCGTGCTGCTGTCGGTCCTCGACCGCAAGTGGCGCGAGCACCTCTACGAGATGGACTACCTCAAGGAGGGCATCGGGCTGCGGGCGATGGCGCAGCGCGACCCGCTGGTCGAGTACCAGCGCGAGGGCTACGACATGTTCATCGCGATGCTCGACGGGTTGAAGGAGGAGTCGGTCGGCTTCCTGTTCAACCTGCAGGTCGAGGCCGGCACGCCGCAGGGTGGCGGGTCGGCCGTGAGCGTCACGGCCGCGTCCGCCGCGTCCGCGGCATCGAGTGGTCCGGCGCTGGCCCGGCAGGATGCCTCCGCGCAGTCGTCGGGCGCCGAGCAGCAGCAGGCCCCGGTTGCGCTGCGGGCGAAGGGCCTCGACGACGAACAGCCGCGTGGGCTCACGCTCTCGGGTCCGTCCGAGGACGGCAGCGCCCAGGTGAGCCGGGTCGCGGGGGAGACCGACGCGCCCGAGGGCACGCGCCGCGAGCGGCGGGAGGCCGCACGCGCCGAGTCCAAGTCCAAGCGTGGCCCCAAGTCCAAGCGCAAGCACTGA
- a CDS encoding HAD-IA family hydrolase, translating to MRGLVLDFGGVLGGPGSDGDLMARVVAQARGRGVRTAILSNDPGGSGAQRLRDLAGPFVDAVVLSGDVGTAKPDPRIYALVAAGLGLAPDECVFVDDLVGNVRAAVAVGMVGVHHVDPSVAAEEIAILLDRGPAPDAAGTGRGNRGS from the coding sequence GTGCGCGGACTGGTGCTGGACTTCGGTGGAGTGCTCGGTGGACCCGGTTCGGACGGCGATCTGATGGCGCGGGTCGTCGCGCAGGCACGCGGCCGCGGGGTGCGCACCGCGATCCTGTCGAACGACCCGGGCGGCTCGGGCGCGCAGCGGTTGCGGGACCTCGCGGGACCGTTCGTCGACGCCGTCGTCCTGTCCGGCGACGTCGGCACGGCCAAGCCGGATCCGCGGATCTACGCGCTGGTCGCCGCCGGCCTCGGACTGGCGCCCGACGAGTGCGTCTTCGTCGACGACCTCGTCGGCAACGTGCGCGCGGCGGTCGCCGTGGGCATGGTGGGGGTCCACCACGTCGACCCGTCGGTGGCGGCGGAAGAGATCGCGATCCTGCTCGATCGGGGCCCGGCCCCCGACGCCGCGGGCACCGGTCGCGGGAACAGGGGGAGCTGA
- a CDS encoding ferredoxin reductase has protein sequence MGLKSWIEAPAARVAGSNRSVANLVRGAVTRLTTPLLPDDYLHLVNPLWSARELRGRIVEVRPETADSATLVIKPGWGFDFDYQPGQYIGIGIPVEGRWHWRSYSLTSAPNVDHRLISITVKAMPEGFLSSHLVTGVPSGTVVRLAAPTGNFALPEPPPEKILFLTAGSGITPVMSMLRTMDRRGDLPDVVHVHSAPTEDAVMFADELERLSAAHPSLRCHVRHTRSQGKFELASLDEVCPDWRERQTWACGPLAMLDEIEQTWEREGIAPRLHLERFAVSRADLSGAGGTVTFGRAGKAVEADGATTLLEAGEKAGVLMPFGCRMGICQTCVVPLASGHAVDLRNGKEHSEGERIQTCISAAAGDCTLDV, from the coding sequence ATGGGACTGAAGAGCTGGATCGAGGCGCCGGCGGCGAGGGTCGCGGGCTCGAACCGGTCCGTGGCGAACCTGGTGCGCGGCGCGGTCACCCGGTTGACGACGCCGCTGCTCCCCGACGACTACCTGCATCTGGTCAACCCCCTGTGGTCGGCGCGGGAGTTGCGCGGCCGGATCGTCGAGGTCCGCCCCGAGACGGCCGACTCGGCCACGCTCGTCATCAAGCCGGGATGGGGCTTCGACTTCGATTACCAGCCGGGCCAGTACATCGGCATCGGTATCCCCGTCGAGGGGCGCTGGCACTGGCGGTCGTACTCGCTCACGTCGGCGCCCAACGTCGACCACCGGCTGATCTCGATCACCGTCAAGGCGATGCCCGAGGGTTTCCTGTCCAGTCACCTGGTCACCGGGGTCCCGTCCGGCACGGTCGTGCGGCTGGCGGCGCCCACCGGGAACTTCGCGCTGCCGGAGCCGCCCCCCGAGAAGATCCTGTTCCTCACCGCGGGCAGCGGTATCACCCCGGTCATGTCGATGCTGCGGACGATGGACCGCCGCGGCGACCTGCCCGACGTCGTGCACGTGCACTCGGCCCCCACCGAGGACGCCGTGATGTTCGCCGACGAGCTCGAACGGCTGAGCGCGGCGCACCCGTCGCTGCGGTGCCACGTCCGGCACACGCGTTCGCAGGGCAAGTTCGAGCTCGCCTCGCTCGACGAGGTGTGCCCGGACTGGCGGGAGCGGCAGACGTGGGCCTGTGGTCCGCTCGCGATGCTCGACGAGATCGAACAGACGTGGGAGCGCGAGGGCATCGCGCCGCGCCTGCACCTGGAGCGGTTCGCCGTCTCGCGTGCGGATCTGTCCGGCGCGGGCGGCACCGTCACCTTCGGGCGCGCCGGCAAGGCCGTCGAGGCCGACGGCGCGACCACGTTGCTCGAGGCCGGGGAGAAGGCCGGCGTGCTCATGCCGTTCGGTTGCCGCATGGGGATCTGTCAGACGTGCGTGGTGCCGCTGGCGTCGGGCCACGCGGTGGATCTGCGCAACGGCAAGGAACATTCCGAGGGCGAACGCATCCAGACGTGCATCTCCGCGGCCGCAGGAGACTGCACCCTCGACGTGTGA